The Methylomagnum ishizawai genome has a window encoding:
- the ppsA gene encoding phosphoenolpyruvate synthase has translation MNTYLRGFQELGIHDVPLVGGKNASLGEMIGHLAAAGVAVPGGFATTAAAYRDFLAQDGLDERIWAELARLDIADVAALARTGAAIRQWIEAAPFPPGLEQAIAAAYAELAARSGPGFSVAVRSSATAEDLPDASFAGQQETYLNVEGLDAVLRAVKRVFASLFNDRAIAYREHQGFEHRKVLLSAGVQRMVRSDLAASGVMFTLDTESGFRDAVFITSAYGLGELVVQGAVDPDEFYVYKPALAAGKTAVIRKSLGKKGVKMVYDPERAVATLDTAMEERRRFSLTDAEAEQLARLAVVIERHYGRPMDIEWAKDGLDGGLYIVQARPETVQSRVRHEIERYRLQGQGEVLAQGRSVGHKIGAGAARVIHSVAQMDEVRPGDVLVTDMTDPDWEPIMKKASAIVTNRGGRTCHAAIIARELGIPAVVGCGDATRAIPADTEVTVSCAEGDTGYVYAGKLPYAVDRIDLDRMPDLPLKLMMNVGSPERAFAFAALPNDGVGLARIEFVIARTIGIHPKALLEFDQQTPELQAAIQERIAGYADPVGFYVDKLAEGIATLAAAFAPKPVIVRTSDFKTNEYANLLGGGRYEPKEENPMIGFRGASRYVADAFRDCFELECRALKKVREAMGLTNVQVMIPFVRTLDEARGVAELLERFGLPRGVDGLEWIMMCEIPSNPLLADEFLDIFDGFSIGSNDLTQLTLGIDRDSGLVAGGFDERNPAVKALLRMAIQTCRRRGKYIGICGQGPSDHPDLALWLLREGIGSLSLNPDTVVENWLFLAGDAGTITTF, from the coding sequence ATGAACACCTATCTCCGCGGGTTCCAAGAACTCGGCATCCACGACGTGCCCCTGGTCGGCGGCAAGAATGCCTCCCTGGGCGAAATGATCGGCCATCTCGCCGCCGCCGGGGTCGCGGTGCCCGGCGGTTTCGCCACCACGGCGGCGGCCTACCGCGATTTCCTGGCCCAGGACGGCCTGGACGAACGCATCTGGGCCGAATTGGCCCGCCTCGATATCGCCGATGTCGCCGCCCTCGCCCGCACCGGGGCCGCGATCCGGCAATGGATCGAAGCCGCGCCCTTCCCGCCCGGCCTGGAACAGGCCATCGCCGCCGCCTACGCCGAACTCGCCGCCCGTTCCGGCCCAGGGTTCTCGGTGGCGGTGCGCTCCTCCGCCACGGCGGAAGACCTGCCCGACGCCTCCTTCGCCGGCCAACAAGAAACCTATCTCAACGTCGAGGGACTCGACGCCGTGTTGCGGGCGGTCAAGCGGGTGTTCGCCTCGCTGTTCAACGATCGGGCCATCGCCTACCGCGAACACCAGGGCTTCGAGCATCGCAAAGTGCTGTTGTCCGCCGGGGTGCAGCGCATGGTGCGCAGCGACCTCGCGGCCAGCGGGGTGATGTTCACCCTCGACACCGAATCCGGCTTCCGCGACGCGGTGTTCATCACCTCGGCCTATGGCCTCGGGGAATTGGTGGTGCAGGGCGCGGTCGATCCCGACGAATTCTATGTCTACAAACCCGCGCTGGCGGCGGGCAAGACGGCGGTGATCCGCAAATCCCTGGGCAAGAAGGGCGTGAAGATGGTGTACGACCCGGAACGGGCCGTCGCCACCCTCGACACGGCCATGGAAGAAAGGCGGCGCTTCTCCCTCACCGACGCCGAGGCCGAGCAACTAGCCCGGCTGGCGGTCGTCATCGAACGGCATTATGGCCGCCCCATGGATATCGAATGGGCCAAGGATGGGCTGGACGGCGGTTTGTACATCGTCCAGGCCCGGCCCGAAACCGTGCAAAGCCGCGTCCGCCACGAGATCGAGCGCTACCGGCTGCAAGGCCAGGGCGAGGTATTGGCCCAGGGCCGCAGCGTCGGCCACAAGATCGGCGCGGGCGCGGCCAGGGTGATCCACAGCGTGGCGCAGATGGACGAGGTCCGGCCCGGCGATGTGCTGGTGACGGACATGACCGACCCCGACTGGGAACCGATCATGAAGAAGGCCAGCGCCATCGTGACCAATCGGGGGGGTAGGACGTGTCACGCCGCGATCATCGCCCGCGAACTCGGCATCCCGGCGGTGGTCGGCTGCGGCGACGCCACCCGCGCCATCCCGGCGGACACTGAGGTCACGGTCTCCTGTGCCGAAGGCGACACCGGCTATGTCTACGCCGGGAAACTGCCCTACGCGGTGGACCGCATCGACCTGGACCGGATGCCCGACCTGCCGCTCAAGCTGATGATGAACGTGGGCAGCCCCGAACGCGCTTTCGCCTTCGCCGCCCTCCCCAACGACGGCGTGGGGCTGGCGCGGATCGAGTTCGTCATCGCCCGCACCATCGGCATCCACCCCAAAGCCCTGCTCGAATTCGACCAACAAACCCCGGAACTGCAAGCCGCCATCCAGGAGCGCATCGCGGGCTACGCCGACCCCGTGGGCTTCTACGTGGACAAACTGGCCGAAGGCATCGCCACCCTCGCCGCCGCCTTCGCGCCCAAGCCGGTGATCGTCCGCACCTCCGACTTCAAGACCAACGAATACGCCAACCTGCTGGGCGGCGGGCGCTACGAACCCAAGGAAGAAAACCCGATGATCGGCTTCCGCGGCGCTTCGCGCTATGTGGCCGACGCCTTCCGGGATTGCTTCGAACTGGAATGCCGGGCCTTGAAAAAGGTCCGCGAGGCCATGGGCCTAACCAACGTACAGGTGATGATTCCCTTCGTGCGGACCCTGGACGAGGCGCGGGGCGTGGCGGAATTGTTGGAGCGCTTCGGCCTGCCGCGCGGGGTGGATGGCCTCGAATGGATCATGATGTGCGAGATTCCCTCCAACCCGCTGCTGGCCGATGAGTTCCTGGATATCTTCGACGGCTTTTCCATCGGCTCCAACGACCTGACCCAGTTGACCCTGGGCATCGACCGCGATTCCGGGCTGGTGGCGGGCGGCTTCGACGAGCGCAACCCGGCGGTGAAAGCCCTGCTGCGGATGGCCATCCAAACCTGCCGCAGGCGCGGCAAGTACATTGGCATCTGCGGGCAAGGCCCGTCGGACCATCCCGATTTGGCGCTGTGGCTCTTGCGGGAAGGCATCGGCAGCCTGTCCCTGAACCCCGATACGGTGGTGGAAAATTGGCTGTTCCTGGCTGGCGATGCCGGGACCATCACTACGTTTTAA
- a CDS encoding ABC transporter ATP-binding protein codes for MTAISIHALRKTYQNGLEALKGIDLEVEAGDFFALLGPNGAGKSTTIGILSSLVNKTSGQVSIFGHDLDRDKEAAKRCIGLVPQEVNFNQFEKVMSIVVNQAGYYGIRRPEALRRAEECLRQLSLWDKRDTVSRNLSGGMKRRLMIARALVHTPKLLILDEPTAGVDLEIRRSMWEFLRKINKEGTTIILTTHYLEEAENLCRHIAIINHGRIVEHSRMDDLLARLHINHYILELAQPLEVVPEIDGYRLELSDERTLNAAVPTELGIHGLFRNLSALGIEVVALRNAANRLEQLFIDLVETQRNPPAR; via the coding sequence ATGACCGCCATCTCCATCCACGCCCTGCGCAAGACCTACCAGAACGGACTCGAAGCCTTGAAGGGCATCGACCTGGAGGTCGAGGCGGGCGATTTCTTCGCCCTGCTCGGACCCAACGGCGCGGGCAAATCCACCACCATCGGCATCCTCAGCTCCCTGGTGAACAAAACCTCGGGCCAGGTCTCGATCTTCGGCCACGACCTCGACCGCGACAAGGAAGCCGCCAAGCGCTGCATCGGGCTGGTGCCGCAGGAGGTCAACTTCAACCAGTTCGAGAAGGTCATGAGCATCGTGGTCAACCAGGCCGGCTATTACGGCATCCGCCGCCCGGAGGCCCTGCGCCGGGCCGAGGAATGCCTGCGCCAGTTGTCGCTGTGGGACAAGCGCGACACCGTGTCGCGCAACCTCTCGGGCGGCATGAAACGGCGCCTGATGATCGCCCGCGCCCTGGTGCATACCCCCAAACTCCTGATCCTGGACGAACCCACCGCCGGGGTGGACCTCGAAATCCGCCGCTCGATGTGGGAATTCCTGCGCAAGATCAACAAGGAAGGCACCACCATCATCCTGACCACGCATTATCTGGAAGAGGCGGAAAACCTCTGCCGCCACATCGCCATCATCAACCATGGACGCATCGTCGAACACAGCCGGATGGACGACCTCCTGGCCCGGCTCCACATCAACCATTACATCCTGGAACTGGCCCAACCCCTGGAAGTCGTGCCCGAGATCGACGGCTACCGGCTGGAACTCAGCGACGAGCGCACCCTGAACGCCGCCGTCCCCACCGAACTCGGCATCCATGGCCTGTTCCGCAACCTCTCGGCCCTGGGCATCGAAGTCGTCGCCCTGCGCAACGCCGCCAACCGGCTAGAGCAGCTATTCATCGACCTGGTCGAAACCCAACGCAATCCCCCCGCCCGCTGA
- a CDS encoding ABC transporter permease, translated as MLQLIALQTILFREIYRFVRIWPQTILPAAITTSLYFLIFGTLIGSRVGPMQGISYMDYIMPGVVLMSVVTNAYGNVVASFYSTKFQRNIEELLVSPVSSWVILAGYVGGGVARGVAVGSVVGGIGMFFSPVPMLHPEIVAGMFLLTAALFSLAGFVNAVYANSFDDISIVPNFVLTPLVYLGGVFYSVDLLPGIWRTVSLGNPILYMVSVFRYGFLGVSDVDIETGFLIVTAAILALLLWALVLLRRGTGLKA; from the coding sequence ATGCTGCAACTCATCGCCCTGCAAACCATCCTGTTCCGGGAGATTTACCGCTTCGTGCGCATCTGGCCGCAAACCATCCTCCCGGCCGCCATCACCACCTCGCTGTATTTCCTGATCTTCGGCACCTTGATCGGCTCGCGGGTCGGGCCGATGCAGGGGATTTCCTATATGGACTACATCATGCCCGGCGTGGTCCTGATGTCGGTGGTCACCAACGCCTATGGCAATGTGGTGGCTTCGTTCTATTCCACCAAATTCCAGCGCAATATCGAGGAACTCTTGGTTTCACCCGTGTCGAGTTGGGTGATCCTGGCCGGCTATGTGGGTGGCGGGGTGGCGCGGGGCGTCGCGGTGGGGAGCGTGGTGGGCGGTATCGGGATGTTTTTCAGCCCGGTGCCGATGCTGCATCCCGAGATCGTGGCGGGGATGTTCCTGCTGACCGCGGCCTTGTTCTCGCTGGCCGGTTTCGTCAACGCCGTCTATGCCAACAGCTTCGACGATATTTCCATCGTGCCCAATTTCGTGCTGACACCCTTGGTCTACCTGGGCGGGGTGTTCTATTCGGTGGACCTGCTGCCGGGGATTTGGCGGACGGTTTCGCTGGGGAATCCCATCCTGTACATGGTCAGCGTGTTCCGCTACGGCTTCCTGGGGGTGAGCGACGTGGATATCGAGACGGGATTCCTGATCGTGACCGCGGCCATATTGGCGCTGTTGCTGTGGGCCTTGGTGCTGTTGCGGCGCGGGACGGGGTTGAAGGCTTGA
- a CDS encoding Ppx/GppA phosphatase family protein, translating to MNFAPENLPSQVAAVDLGSNSFHMIVAEVRANELVMVDRLREMVRLGAGLTPQRSLTPEVQQRALACVERFGQRLRAMPPGCVRAVGTNTLREARNAGAFLVAAERALGHPIEIISGIEEARLIYQGVAQSLAPDGKRRLVMDIGGGSTEYIIGIDKTPLQKESLRMGCVSMSLEHFPDGKVTAKRFKKAVIAAQRELEPFEHLFRKGAWDEAVGASGTLRAVHKLLVGRAWSKGGIGTGELHTLVDAMLAAGKVDKAQFADVDPDRYLSLPGGLAILYATFKSLDIAHMRVSDGALREGLLYDLLGRIHHDDIRGRTVMALAKRYHIDLDHAGRVQKTLGRFLEQLPFAGPIDRETAAQWLDWAATLYEIGLDIAHSGYHKHGAYVLENADLPGFSRQDQLLLATLVRLHRRKFQPKLIKDLNPPWNEAAQPLALLLRLAIVLHRSRHAAELPDIRIALGGARIDLRFPPGWLDEHPLTVADLEQEAAYLGAAEIELTFL from the coding sequence ATGAACTTTGCCCCCGAGAACCTTCCCTCCCAAGTCGCCGCCGTGGACCTGGGTTCCAATAGTTTCCATATGATCGTCGCCGAGGTCCGCGCCAACGAATTGGTGATGGTGGACCGCCTGCGGGAAATGGTGCGTTTAGGCGCGGGACTCACGCCGCAGCGCAGCCTGACCCCCGAGGTCCAGCAACGGGCCTTGGCCTGTGTCGAGCGTTTCGGCCAGCGCCTGCGGGCGATGCCCCCCGGCTGTGTGCGGGCCGTGGGTACCAACACCTTGCGCGAGGCCCGCAACGCCGGGGCGTTCCTGGTCGCGGCGGAGCGGGCCTTGGGCCATCCCATCGAAATCATTTCCGGCATCGAGGAGGCGCGTTTGATCTACCAGGGCGTGGCGCAAAGCCTCGCGCCCGATGGCAAGCGCCGCTTGGTGATGGATATCGGTGGCGGCAGCACCGAATACATCATCGGCATCGACAAGACCCCGCTGCAGAAGGAAAGCCTCAGGATGGGCTGCGTTTCCATGAGCCTGGAGCATTTTCCCGATGGCAAGGTCACGGCCAAGCGTTTCAAGAAGGCGGTGATCGCGGCCCAGCGCGAATTGGAGCCGTTCGAGCATCTGTTCCGCAAAGGCGCCTGGGACGAGGCGGTGGGGGCTTCGGGCACGCTGCGGGCGGTGCATAAGCTCCTGGTCGGGCGGGCTTGGAGCAAGGGCGGGATCGGGACGGGCGAACTCCACACCTTGGTGGACGCCATGCTCGCCGCCGGCAAGGTGGACAAGGCGCAATTCGCCGATGTGGACCCCGACCGCTATCTGAGCCTGCCGGGCGGCTTGGCGATCCTGTACGCGACCTTCAAGAGCCTGGACATCGCCCATATGCGGGTGTCGGACGGGGCTTTGCGCGAGGGTTTGCTGTACGACCTGCTGGGCCGCATCCACCACGACGATATCCGGGGCCGCACGGTCATGGCCCTGGCCAAGCGCTACCACATCGACCTGGACCACGCGGGCCGGGTCCAGAAAACCTTGGGCCGGTTCCTGGAGCAACTGCCATTCGCGGGGCCCATCGACCGCGAGACCGCCGCGCAATGGCTGGATTGGGCCGCGACCCTGTACGAAATCGGCTTGGACATCGCCCATAGCGGTTATCACAAGCACGGTGCCTATGTCCTGGAAAACGCCGATTTGCCGGGTTTTTCGCGGCAGGACCAATTGTTGCTGGCGACCTTGGTGCGGCTGCACCGGCGCAAATTCCAGCCCAAGCTCATCAAAGACTTGAACCCGCCCTGGAACGAGGCGGCGCAACCCCTGGCCTTGTTGCTGCGGCTCGCCATCGTCCTCCACCGCAGCCGCCACGCCGCCGAATTGCCGGATATCCGCATCGCCCTGGGCGGTGCCCGGATCGATCTCAGATTCCCGCCGGGCTGGCTGGACGAGCATCCCCTGACCGTGGCCGACCTGGAACAGGAGGCGGCGTATCTGGGGGCGGCGGAGATCGAGTTGACGTTTTTGTGA